From Demequina capsici:
CGACATCACGTCGTTCACCAAGTCGGGCACCAGCACCAACTCCAACGGCGACAGCATCATCACCGCAGGCACGCTCGGCGGCGACAGCGCCATCCGGAACCTCCAGTCCGCGCTCACCCAGGCCGCCAGCTACCCGATCGATGGGGTGTCGCCGTCCAAGTACGGCATCTCCATCAGCTCCGACGGGACGTTCGCGTTCGATGCCGACAAGTTCGCGTCCGCGCTCGCGTCCGACCCCGACGGGACCGCGTCGTTCGTGCAGGCGCTGTCCGCGCGCATCCAGACCACCTCGGACTCGTTCTCCAACGCGACCACCGGCACGCTCACGCTCAAGGTCAACGCGGAGCAGAGCACGATCAACGACCTCTCGGACCAGATCGCCAACTGGGACATCCGGCTGGCGTCGCGTCAGGAGACGCTGCAGAAGCAGTTCACCGCGATGGAGGCCGCGCTGTCGACGCTCCAGTCGCAGGGGGACTACATCACGCAGCAGATCAACTCGCTGAACTCGAGCAACTAGGACGCCGAGCACATGAACGGATACACCGCAGCCCGCACCCGCTACGTCGACAACGCCGTCTCGACTGCCAGCCCGGCGACGCTCCTCGTCATGCTCTACGATCGCCTGCTGCGCGACCTGGAGCGCGGCGAGCTCGCGTTCCGGGAGGGCATGCGGAGCGAGGGCAGCGCGCAGCTGCTCCACGCGCAGGACATCGTCACCGAGCTGGCCAGCACGCTGGACGTGGACGCCTGGGACGGCGGACCCCAGCTGATGTCGCTGTACAACTACCTGGCCACCTCCCTGGTCGAGGCGAACATCGCCGCGGACCCGGACAAGGTCGCTGCCTGCAAGGGCATCGTCGAGCCGCTTCACGCCGCGTGGGAGCAGGCCGCCCGGCAGGCCGCAGAGGCCGCTCCCGACCGGGCTGTCGGAGACCTGGGCGTCGCATGACTACCGTGGACGTCGACTGGAACGCCGCCTGGGAGCGCACCCTCACCGAGCTGGAGATCGACGTCGCGCAGGCCGAGGCGCTGCTGACCGCCTCTCACCGTGATGTCGCGCTTCGCGCCACGCCGTGGACGCCTCCCGAGCTGCCGCCGCTGCCGGCCAGCATGCTGGAGCGCGCCCGCACCCTCCTGGACCGGCAGCTGAAGGTCTCGCAGCAGCTCGCCGACGCCGCGAGGGAGTCGCGTCGGCACAGCCGCGCGGTCGCGCATCTCAAGGTCGGCACGCCCCCGGTGCCCGTCTACATCGACGCCCCCGCCTGACTGTCGCGGTCCCCGCGCACCGGTCCTCCCGGCACGACGGCGTGAGGTTCCTCACTTCTTCGTGAAATACCTCGCAAGAAACCTTCACACCCGCCCCCCGGTGACGATGGGCCCGGCGAGCACGGATCGCTCGACGACTTGGCCACGGATCGGCCCCGCAACCATGTGGGAAGGGTGGCTACGCCGTGTTCGGATCCGTGAGCTTCGATGCGATGTCCTCCGCGCTCGACGCGCTGTCTCTGCGTCAGCAGACGATCGCCGACAACATCGCGAACGTCCAGACGCCCGGCTACCAGGCACGCCGCGTCGCGTTCGAGGACGCCTTGAAGAGCGCGGTCGCGCGTGGATCAGGCCAGGTGAGCGCCACCGTCGGCGTCTCCGTCGAGCCGACCCGTGAGGACGGCAACAACGTCAACCTGGACACCGAGACGGTGTCCAACATCGACACGGGCCTGCGCTACCAGCTCGCCTCCCAGGCGATGAGCAACGAGTTCAGCCAGCTGCGCACCGCGATCGGGAACGCCTGATGACCACCTTCGGCGCGATCGGGATCGCCGGCTCCGGCCTCAACGTGTACCGGCACTGGCTGGACGCCGTGTCCGACAACATCGCGAACGTCAACACGGTCCGCTCCACCGACGAGTCCGCATTCCAGGCCCGCTACATCGTCGCGGAGGCGAACGGTGCGGACAACGGCGGCGGCGTCCACGTCGCGGGGGCGGCGTTCGGCGACGCCGAGGGCCGGCTCGTGTACGAGCCCACCAACCCGCTGGCCGACACCGACGGCTACGTGCGCTACCCGGACATCGACCTGAGCAGCCAGATGACGCAGCTGATCATGGCCCAGCGCGGCTACCAGGCCAACGCCGCCGTGATCGACCGCGCCAAGGACATGTACTCCACCGCCCTCACCATCGGGAGGAACTGATGACGATCCCCGCCATCTCCGCCGTCACCAGCACGGTCGCGCCCAGCAGCTACCTGGCCACGACGCCCACCCAGTCCACGTCCGCCACCGACGGGGCGTTCGCCAGCACCCTGGCCTCCGCGGTGGACAACGTGCAGGGGCTGCAGTCGAACGCCGACTCGCTGGCCATCAAGGCCGTCACGGGTGACCTGGCCGACGTCCACCAGTACACGATCGCCGCGACCGAGGCCTCCGTCACGCTCGAGCTCGCCGCGGCCGTGCGCAACAAGGCCGTCGACGCCTTCAGCGAGATCATGAGGATGCAGGCCTGATGCCCAAGCAGGTCGCCAGCGCGCTCGAACGTCTGCGTCGCACCGCCGACGGGATGTCGCTCGCCCAGAAGATCTTCCTCTCCCTGCTCGCAGGGCTGCTCGTCGTCGCCGTCGTCTTCCTCATGCAGTGGACGTCCAAGCCGACCATGGCGCCGCTGTTCACCAACCTGTCCACCGACGACGCCGCGGCGATCGTCGCCCAGCTCGACTCGTCGGGCGTCCAGTACCAGCTCACCGCCGGTGGGTCCACGATCATGGTGCCGCAGGACCAGCTGTACGACACCCGCCTGGCCGTCGCGTCCGCGGGCCTCCCGTCCGATGGCGGCGTCGGCTACGAGCTGCTGGACAACATGTCGATGACCAGCTCCGAGTTCCAGCAGCAGGTCACGTACCAGCGGGCGCTCGAAGGCGAGCTGGCGAAGACCATCCAGGCGATGGACGGCGTCGAGACCGCGTCCGTGAAGCTCGCCATCCCCCAGGACACCGTGTTCGCCGACCAGAAGGACAAGCCGACCGCGTCCGTGTTCGTCGCCACCAAGCCCGGCAGCGCGCTCGGCACGCAGAACGTCCAGGCGATCGCGAACCTCGTGTCCGCATCGATCGAGGGCATGAGCGCGGACGACGTCGCGGTGATCGGCGCCGACGGCGTGGTCCTGTCCACCGTGGGCGCGGAGGACTCCTCCATCCAGCAGGCCAGCGCCACCGCCGACTACGAGTCCCGCATCGCGTCGAACGTGCAGCAGATGCTCGACCAGATCGTCGGCCCTGGCAACGCCGTGGTCTCCGTCACCGCGGAGCTCGACTACGACCAGACGCAGACCACCAGCGAGACCTTCAGCTCCGACCCCAGCGCCAAGCCGCTCAGCGAGTCGCAGACCACCGAGGCCTACACGGGCGACGGCAGCAACGCCACCGGCGTGCTCGGCCCCGACAACATCTCGGTGCCCGCCGCCTCGGCAAGCGCCGGCGCCTACTCCAGCGAGGAGTGGGTGCGCAACAACGCGGTCAACAAGGTCACGGAGATCACGCAGTCCGCGCCCGGCACCGTGCGTCGGCAGTCCGTCTCCGTCGTCACCAACTCCGCCGTCGCGTCGTCCATCAACCAGGCCGACCTGGAGTCGATGGTGGCCGCCGCCGCCGGCGTGGACACCACCAGGGGCGACGTCCTGTCCGTCTCCACCATGGCGTTCGACACCACCCAGGCCGACACGGCCGCCGCAGCGATCACCGAGGCGCAGGCCGAGCAGCAGTCCGCCGCCACCAAGGCCATGATCGTGTCGATCTCGAAGTGGGCGGTCGTCGGCCTGATCGCGCTGGTCCTGATCATCATCGTCATGGTCCGCTCCCGCAGGCGCACCAACGACGAGCGCGTCCAGCTCAGCCTCGAGGCGGTCGAGGAGCTCGAGGCGCGCGCCCAGGCCGCGCTCGACGCCCGCTCGCAGGCGCTGATCGACGCCGCCTCCGCCGAGGCGACCGGCGACCTGTTCGCGCTCGAGGCCGCGCCCGTGCCCGACATGGACTCGGTGGCGCTCGCGATCCGCGAGGAGATCACCGCGTTCGCCGAGCAGCAGCCTGCCGAGGTGGCCGAGGTGCTGCGCGGCTGGATCAGCTCGGGGGAGCGCCGCTGATGCCCGCCATGCTCACCGGCACCCAGAAGGCCGCGCTCGTGCTCATCCAGATGGGGAAGGCGTCCGCCTCGCGCGTCATGTCGCAGATGGACGAGGCCGAGATCGACGCCGTCACCACCGAGATCACCCGCATGCGGTCCGTGGACGACGAGACGCTCACCGAGGTCTTCAACGAGTTCCGTCGCATGTCCGCAGGCGGAGGCCTGATCGTCCAGGGCGGCTACCAGTACGCGCAGAAGCTGCTCGAGGAGACGCTCGGCAAGGAGAAGGCCGCCGAGGTGCTGGAGCGCCTGGCCAGCCGCATCCAGGTGCAGCCGTTCGAGTTCCTCATGCACGCCGACGCGCGCCAGGTGGTCACCGTGCTGGCCGGCGAGCACCCGCAGACCATCGCGCTCGTGCTCGCGCACCTGCGCCCCGAGCACGCGTCCGCGATCATGGCGGGCCTCGCCCCCGAGACGCGGGCGATCGTCGCCCACCGGATCGCCCTCATGGGCGGCGCCTCTCCCGACGTCGTGACGCTGGTGGCCGACCAGCTCAAGCGCAAGGCGGCGAACCTTCTCACGTCACGCGAGATGACCGCCGTCGGGGGCGTGCAGCCGCTGGTGGAGATCATCAACAAGGCCGACGCGGCCACCGAGAAGATGATCCTCGAGGGCCTGCAGGAGCAGGATCCCGAGCTCGCCGACCAGATCCGCCAGATGATGTTCGTCTTCGCCGACATCACCCTGCTCGAGGACCGTGCCATCCAGCTCGTGATGCGCAGCGTCGAGACCATGACGCTCGCCACCGCGCTCAAGGGTGCCGAGGACGCCGTCCGCGACAAGATCCTGCGGAACATGTCCGAGCGCGCCCGCGAGAACCTCGTGGAGGAGATCGACCTGCTGGGCCCGGTCCGCATCTCCATGGTCGAGGAGGCCCGCTCCCAGGTGGTCCAGGTGATCCGCGGCCTCGAGGAGGCCGGCGAGATCATGATCAGCCGCGACGGGGAGGACGAGTATGTCGCCTGACGCGCGCGTCTCCGCCTTCGTCCCCGTGGACCTCGGCGCCCGCCGCCCCACCGACGAGCCCGCCACCGAGGCGAGCGGCCAGCCCGTGGGACACGCCGCAGGGTACGCCGCAGGGTTCGCCGCAGGCACCCGTGCCGCCGCCGAGTCCGCCGCCACCGACCGCGCCCGTCAGGCCGCCGAGCACGACCGCCGCGAGCTCAACAGGGACGCGTCCATGCGCCGCGCCCTCGGTGCGCTCGCGGAGGCCATCACCCAGTGGGAGCAGCGCTCCGCGCCCGTGCTCGACAGCGCCGAACGCGCCCTCCACGCCGCCGCCTTCGAGCTCGCGGAGGCGATCCTCGGCAGCGAGATCGAGCCCGGCCCCCGTTCGGCCCGCACGATCCTCCACCGCGCGCTGTCCGTCCCCGACGACGTGACGCCCACCCGGGTGCGCCTCCACCCGTCGGACCTGGAGCACGCCCAGCGCCTGATCGACTCCGGCGACGCGGACCTGCCGGACACGGTGATGCTCATGGCGGACCCGCACCTCAGCCCGGGCGACGCCATCACCGAGTACGAGGACGGCGTCCTGGACGCCCGCATCGGCACCGCGCTCGAGCGTGCGCGCGCAGCCCTCCTCGAGGAGGAGCAGTCATGACCACTCCCGTCCTCATGGATCACGGCCCGGCGGCGGTCGTCCCCACGTCCCGCCTGGCACGTGCCGTCGCCGCCGCGGCGCCGCAGCTCATCGGCTCCGTGTCGTCCATCATCGGCCTGTCGGTCGAGGTGTGCGGACTTCCGGGTGCGGTCGGCGACCTGATCGCGATCGAGGGCGGGGACGACGGCATGACCGTCGCCGAGGTCGTGGCCGTCACGCCGCGCTCGCTGCGCTGCATGCCGCTCGGGCCCGTCCACGGCCTGCGCGTGGGCATGGCGGCACGCGCCACCGGCAGCCCCCTCACCGTGCCTGCCGGCCCGCAGCTGCTGGGCCGCGTCCTGGACGGCCTGGGCCGCCCCATGGACGGCAAGGGTCCGCTCGGTGGCGAGGGCATGACCCGCGTCCCCGTGTCCGCCACCGCGCCCGACGCTCTTGCCCGCGCCCGCGTCGACACCCCCGTAGGGCTCGGCGTCACCGCGCTCGACACGCTCGTCACGGTGGGGCGCGGCCAGCGCATCGGCCTGTTCGCCGGCTCCGGCGTCGGGAAGTCCAGCCTGCTGTCCATGGTC
This genomic window contains:
- the fliF gene encoding flagellar basal-body MS-ring/collar protein FliF, with translation MPKQVASALERLRRTADGMSLAQKIFLSLLAGLLVVAVVFLMQWTSKPTMAPLFTNLSTDDAAAIVAQLDSSGVQYQLTAGGSTIMVPQDQLYDTRLAVASAGLPSDGGVGYELLDNMSMTSSEFQQQVTYQRALEGELAKTIQAMDGVETASVKLAIPQDTVFADQKDKPTASVFVATKPGSALGTQNVQAIANLVSASIEGMSADDVAVIGADGVVLSTVGAEDSSIQQASATADYESRIASNVQQMLDQIVGPGNAVVSVTAELDYDQTQTTSETFSSDPSAKPLSESQTTEAYTGDGSNATGVLGPDNISVPAASASAGAYSSEEWVRNNAVNKVTEITQSAPGTVRRQSVSVVTNSAVASSINQADLESMVAAAAGVDTTRGDVLSVSTMAFDTTQADTAAAAITEAQAEQQSAATKAMIVSISKWAVVGLIALVLIIIVMVRSRRRTNDERVQLSLEAVEELEARAQAALDARSQALIDAASAEATGDLFALEAAPVPDMDSVALAIREEITAFAEQQPAEVAEVLRGWISSGERR
- the fliG gene encoding flagellar motor switch protein FliG, whose amino-acid sequence is MPAMLTGTQKAALVLIQMGKASASRVMSQMDEAEIDAVTTEITRMRSVDDETLTEVFNEFRRMSAGGGLIVQGGYQYAQKLLEETLGKEKAAEVLERLASRIQVQPFEFLMHADARQVVTVLAGEHPQTIALVLAHLRPEHASAIMAGLAPETRAIVAHRIALMGGASPDVVTLVADQLKRKAANLLTSREMTAVGGVQPLVEIINKADAATEKMILEGLQEQDPELADQIRQMMFVFADITLLEDRAIQLVMRSVETMTLATALKGAEDAVRDKILRNMSERARENLVEEIDLLGPVRISMVEEARSQVVQVIRGLEEAGEIMISRDGEDEYVA
- the fliE gene encoding flagellar hook-basal body complex protein FliE translates to MTIPAISAVTSTVAPSSYLATTPTQSTSATDGAFASTLASAVDNVQGLQSNADSLAIKAVTGDLADVHQYTIAATEASVTLELAAAVRNKAVDAFSEIMRMQA
- the fliS gene encoding flagellar export chaperone FliS — encoded protein: MNGYTAARTRYVDNAVSTASPATLLVMLYDRLLRDLERGELAFREGMRSEGSAQLLHAQDIVTELASTLDVDAWDGGPQLMSLYNYLATSLVEANIAADPDKVAACKGIVEPLHAAWEQAARQAAEAAPDRAVGDLGVA
- a CDS encoding FliH/SctL family protein, which produces MSPDARVSAFVPVDLGARRPTDEPATEASGQPVGHAAGYAAGFAAGTRAAAESAATDRARQAAEHDRRELNRDASMRRALGALAEAITQWEQRSAPVLDSAERALHAAAFELAEAILGSEIEPGPRSARTILHRALSVPDDVTPTRVRLHPSDLEHAQRLIDSGDADLPDTVMLMADPHLSPGDAITEYEDGVLDARIGTALERARAALLEEEQS
- the flgC gene encoding flagellar basal body rod protein FlgC; translated protein: MTTFGAIGIAGSGLNVYRHWLDAVSDNIANVNTVRSTDESAFQARYIVAEANGADNGGGVHVAGAAFGDAEGRLVYEPTNPLADTDGYVRYPDIDLSSQMTQLIMAQRGYQANAAVIDRAKDMYSTALTIGRN
- a CDS encoding flagellar basal body rod protein FlgB, encoding MFGSVSFDAMSSALDALSLRQQTIADNIANVQTPGYQARRVAFEDALKSAVARGSGQVSATVGVSVEPTREDGNNVNLDTETVSNIDTGLRYQLASQAMSNEFSQLRTAIGNA